A single Streptomyces sannanensis DNA region contains:
- a CDS encoding DUF6083 domain-containing protein, whose product MANDLAEDEGATAPPLPEPGPDDVSLIEPPTCDDCGAPVRLYPTNYDRWVSLATAELPAKNVPARYRWRLMKRYARHSSMVVDLVAVRLRGIDPLLSELVVPAHRMLCVQDEDEP is encoded by the coding sequence GTGGCCAACGACCTTGCCGAGGACGAGGGCGCCACGGCCCCTCCGCTGCCCGAGCCTGGCCCTGACGACGTGTCATTGATCGAGCCGCCCACGTGTGACGACTGCGGAGCCCCGGTTCGCCTCTACCCGACCAACTACGACCGATGGGTGAGTCTGGCCACGGCAGAGCTCCCTGCCAAGAACGTGCCGGCCCGCTATCGCTGGCGGCTCATGAAGCGGTACGCCCGGCATTCGAGCATGGTCGTCGATCTCGTGGCCGTCCGACTGCGGGGCATCGATCCGTTGCTCAGCGAGCTGGTGGTTCCTGCTCACCGCATGCTGTGCGTCCAGGACGAGGACGAGCCGTAG
- a CDS encoding serine/threonine-protein kinase — MEHLEPEDARIIGAYTILRRLGAGGMGRVYLARTADGRPVAVKTMNEAGARNKELRTRFVREVKAANMAARVGGPTVEEADPAARIPWMATEFVLGPSLRQAVETYGPLPEASCRVLGLGLARMLRDLHEKTTIIHRDLKPDNVMLSATGPRLLDFGIAFTADDTMLTVTGQTPGTPGFMAPEQLSGGRAQKASDIFNLGAVLAYAATGRRPFGGSRDRWNAPLNEYPDLDGIPGKLRTLIVFCMAKDPSLRQPLSYLIDELERPAGTPEPWLPAPIRRDIERQSVEVERALQEDSRQAEAPHPATVLDPKSDHRHEASTQTAEARPAVTAPPEPVTARTSAREGALPPASGRARVARRNARLAIALAGLAVVYPAIVFGTSLHFLPTVGPAAEKWFSSAGWLDPRDWLDTGTIGLVSDLSGATSAEQVYVAGFTAFLALLATAVLLLARRFLRSSGARPWRPFDLTVPLATAYAAYLIGGFAGRDIKFAGPALELLYTLGLG, encoded by the coding sequence GTGGAACACCTTGAGCCGGAAGACGCTCGGATCATCGGGGCCTACACCATTCTCAGACGCCTGGGAGCTGGCGGCATGGGGCGCGTTTACCTGGCCCGCACAGCCGACGGCCGCCCTGTCGCTGTGAAGACGATGAACGAGGCTGGGGCCCGGAACAAGGAGCTTCGCACGCGGTTCGTCCGTGAGGTGAAGGCCGCAAACATGGCTGCGCGCGTGGGAGGCCCCACGGTGGAGGAAGCGGACCCCGCGGCGCGGATCCCCTGGATGGCGACGGAATTCGTTCTCGGCCCCTCACTGCGGCAGGCCGTCGAGACGTACGGGCCACTGCCCGAAGCGAGCTGCCGGGTACTCGGGCTCGGACTGGCCAGAATGCTCAGAGACCTGCACGAGAAGACGACCATCATCCACCGTGATCTGAAACCGGACAACGTCATGCTCTCGGCCACCGGGCCCCGGTTGCTCGACTTCGGGATCGCGTTCACAGCCGACGACACCATGCTCACGGTCACCGGCCAGACACCGGGCACCCCGGGGTTCATGGCGCCGGAGCAACTGTCGGGCGGCAGAGCCCAGAAGGCATCGGACATCTTCAACCTCGGCGCGGTGCTCGCGTACGCAGCGACCGGACGGCGTCCCTTCGGAGGCAGCAGGGACCGATGGAACGCGCCCCTCAACGAGTACCCCGACCTGGACGGGATCCCCGGGAAGCTCAGAACGCTCATCGTCTTCTGCATGGCCAAGGACCCAAGCCTGCGACAGCCGCTCTCTTATCTCATCGACGAGCTCGAGAGACCGGCAGGCACGCCGGAGCCGTGGCTTCCTGCCCCGATCCGCCGCGATATCGAACGGCAGAGCGTCGAAGTGGAGCGGGCACTCCAAGAAGACAGCCGCCAGGCAGAGGCGCCGCACCCGGCGACGGTCCTCGACCCGAAGTCGGACCACCGGCACGAAGCGTCGACACAGACCGCGGAAGCGCGACCAGCTGTCACCGCTCCGCCCGAGCCCGTCACAGCGCGGACATCGGCACGCGAAGGCGCACTACCCCCGGCATCCGGCCGCGCGCGTGTCGCCCGACGCAACGCCCGCCTGGCTATCGCTCTGGCTGGCCTGGCCGTCGTCTACCCGGCGATCGTCTTCGGAACGAGCCTGCACTTCCTCCCCACCGTCGGCCCGGCGGCCGAGAAGTGGTTCAGTTCTGCCGGGTGGCTCGACCCACGGGATTGGCTGGACACGGGCACGATCGGCCTCGTCAGCGACCTGTCCGGCGCAACGTCCGCGGAACAGGTCTACGTAGCCGGCTTCACCGCCTTCCTCGCCCTCCTGGCAACGGCCGTGCTTCTCCTGGCACGCCGCTTCCTCCGTTCCAGCGGCGCCCGCCCCTGGAGGCCGTTCGACCTGACCGTCCCGCTGGCGACGGCATACGCGGCGTACCTCATCGGTGGCTTCGCCGGCAGGGACATCAAATTCGCCGGACCGGCACTTGAACTCCTCTACACACTCGGACTCGGCTAA
- a CDS encoding SRPBCC family protein — MPPRRIEEGPEVPSTELKHTFRIAAPPEEVFAHLAEPLHYVGLSPLLVAVRDVRRSGGTVNYTAVERFRFLGVLRHDNIIDVTLIAVPDGLPHSAEISGEVRSPGRVRMSYRFAIDRHEAGSVVTDTLHLRTPPGLLRFAASQAGAVQQARARALTARLARPV, encoded by the coding sequence GTGCCACCGCGCCGTATCGAGGAGGGGCCCGAGGTGCCGTCCACCGAGCTGAAGCACACGTTTCGGATCGCCGCGCCGCCGGAGGAGGTCTTCGCGCACCTGGCCGAACCGTTGCACTACGTCGGCCTGTCGCCGCTCCTCGTCGCCGTCCGCGACGTGCGCCGCAGCGGCGGGACCGTGAACTACACGGCCGTGGAGCGCTTCCGGTTCCTGGGCGTCCTGCGGCACGACAACATCATCGATGTCACGCTCATCGCCGTCCCGGACGGCCTCCCGCACTCCGCCGAGATCTCCGGCGAGGTCCGCAGCCCCGGCCGGGTCCGCATGAGCTACCGCTTCGCCATCGATCGCCACGAGGCCGGCAGCGTCGTCACCGACACCCTGCACCTGCGGACGCCCCCGGGCCTGCTGCGCTTCGCCGCCTCTCAGGCGGGAGCGGTCCAGCAGGCCCGGGCCCGTGCTCTGACGGCCCGCCTGGCCCGGCCCGTCTGA
- a CDS encoding CU044_5270 family protein, with the protein MNANTSRQNPAEGDESAQLLFRTARDLPTGRHQFHRERLMDRIHNKQQEERTATAAPPKARRFRLPRAAIALPAIAAAVAGVVVAGLAMSGGGGAKDGGVATGPALTTQIGAATTKGVPQLLDQISLAAADGSHPAVKPGQYIYIDSKTADTSLKTVNGKTTVAVNELHRRQVWTSPDGTKGWLIDPTVNESPEGETLSLPDEQGNAPKAHLNSPSYDYLAKLTTDPDELLAKIYKETKGHGNSPDQEAFTTIGDLLGESYPPAGLYSALFKAAAKIPGVVVVQDAVDAVGRHGVAVARLDETSGRREEWIFDRKTHVFLGQRTVQVRKNSGEDAPIKPGTVIYTSAIMNRAVVDSMKQSPSQAG; encoded by the coding sequence ATGAACGCGAACACGTCCCGGCAGAATCCGGCCGAGGGGGACGAGAGCGCACAGCTCCTGTTCCGGACAGCGCGTGACCTGCCGACGGGCCGCCACCAGTTCCACAGGGAGCGTCTGATGGACCGGATTCACAACAAGCAGCAGGAAGAGCGCACGGCGACGGCAGCCCCCCCGAAGGCACGGCGTTTCCGGCTCCCGCGTGCGGCGATCGCGCTGCCCGCAATCGCGGCCGCTGTGGCGGGGGTGGTCGTTGCCGGGCTTGCGATGTCCGGCGGTGGCGGAGCCAAGGACGGCGGCGTCGCCACCGGACCGGCCCTGACCACCCAGATCGGCGCCGCGACCACCAAGGGCGTGCCCCAGTTGCTCGACCAGATCTCGCTGGCGGCGGCCGACGGGTCCCACCCGGCCGTCAAGCCCGGCCAGTACATCTACATCGACTCCAAGACGGCCGACACCTCCCTGAAGACCGTCAACGGCAAGACCACCGTGGCCGTCAACGAGCTGCACCGCCGCCAGGTATGGACGTCCCCGGACGGCACCAAGGGCTGGCTGATCGACCCCACGGTCAACGAAAGCCCCGAGGGCGAGACCCTGAGCCTCCCCGACGAGCAGGGCAACGCACCGAAGGCGCACCTGAACAGTCCGTCGTACGACTACCTGGCCAAGCTCACCACCGACCCCGACGAACTGCTGGCCAAGATCTACAAGGAGACCAAGGGGCACGGCAATTCCCCCGACCAGGAGGCGTTCACCACCATCGGGGACCTGCTCGGCGAGAGCTACCCCCCGGCCGGGCTCTACTCGGCACTGTTCAAGGCCGCCGCGAAGATCCCCGGCGTCGTCGTGGTACAGGACGCGGTGGACGCGGTGGGCCGGCACGGAGTGGCGGTGGCTCGGCTCGACGAGACCAGCGGTCGGCGCGAGGAATGGATCTTCGACAGGAAGACCCATGTCTTCCTCGGCCAGCGCACCGTCCAGGTGCGGAAGAACAGCGGTGAGGACGCCCCGATCAAGCCCGGCACGGTGATCTACACCAGCGCCATCATGAACCGGGCCGTCGTCGACAGCATGAAGCAGAGTCCGTCGCAGGCCGGTTGA
- a CDS encoding sigma-70 family RNA polymerase sigma factor, which produces MRTRVRAGESTAFAELFDSYSRAVYNHAFRLTVDWSAAEDVMAATFMEAWRLRDKVDPEGGSLRPWLLGIATNTARNQYRSNRRYRAAANAAAAAELSVADHADDVADRVDDRRRLAAALTALAALRRPEREVITLCLGEGLDYEAAAEALGIPVGTVASRLSRARKKLRVLAGAESARPFAEAVRPATETARKKVRKKREGGLVGRQTRGDHANAIRPAQEGNR; this is translated from the coding sequence ATGCGTACCCGGGTACGGGCCGGGGAATCGACCGCGTTCGCTGAGCTCTTCGACAGCTACTCTCGCGCGGTCTACAACCACGCCTTCCGGTTGACCGTCGACTGGTCGGCGGCCGAGGACGTGATGGCCGCGACCTTCATGGAGGCGTGGCGGCTGCGCGACAAGGTCGACCCCGAGGGCGGCTCCCTGCGGCCCTGGCTCTTGGGCATCGCCACCAATACGGCGCGCAACCAGTACCGGAGCAACCGGCGGTACCGGGCGGCGGCCAACGCCGCCGCGGCGGCCGAGCTGTCGGTGGCCGACCACGCCGACGATGTGGCCGACCGGGTCGACGACCGGCGGCGACTCGCGGCGGCTCTCACCGCACTCGCCGCGCTGCGCAGACCGGAGCGCGAGGTCATCACGCTCTGCCTGGGGGAGGGTCTGGACTACGAGGCAGCGGCGGAAGCGCTCGGGATCCCGGTCGGAACGGTCGCTTCCCGGCTCTCCCGGGCCCGCAAGAAGCTGCGAGTGCTGGCCGGAGCCGAATCGGCGCGCCCCTTTGCCGAAGCCGTCCGCCCGGCAACCGAAACGGCGCGCAAGAAAGTGCGCAAGAAACGGGAAGGCGGCCTCGTCGGCCGACAGACAAGAGGCGATCACGCAAACGCGATCCGGCCCGCACAGGAAGGAAACCGATGA
- a CDS encoding RDD family protein translates to MSMHQSPPPHQSYGYWQPTYPPPAVPPVVGPPPEALGNQGARLAARFLDAVFIVLALLLVAGLVILIQNLTVDNELIGMVTGVVGYAGIGLVLLCYEPVMLWRSGATFGKRICGLRVARLDDGQDLSFGGAWLRWFTSFLMGFVPFLGLVNVLWCLWDKPFQQCLHDKAANSVVVVARSAP, encoded by the coding sequence ATGAGCATGCACCAGTCCCCGCCCCCGCATCAGTCCTACGGATACTGGCAGCCGACGTACCCTCCGCCGGCCGTGCCTCCTGTGGTGGGCCCGCCTCCCGAGGCCCTCGGCAACCAGGGGGCGCGGCTCGCCGCCCGTTTTCTGGACGCGGTCTTCATAGTGCTCGCCCTGCTGCTCGTTGCCGGTCTGGTCATCCTGATCCAGAACCTGACGGTGGACAACGAGCTCATCGGAATGGTTACCGGGGTGGTCGGGTATGCCGGGATCGGGCTGGTCCTTCTCTGCTACGAACCCGTGATGCTCTGGAGGTCCGGTGCCACCTTCGGCAAGCGGATCTGCGGGTTGCGCGTCGCCCGGCTCGACGACGGGCAGGACCTCTCCTTCGGAGGCGCGTGGTTGCGCTGGTTCACCAGCTTCCTGATGGGGTTCGTGCCGTTCCTGGGGCTGGTCAACGTGCTGTGGTGTCTGTGGGACAAGCCGTTCCAGCAGTGCCTGCACGACAAGGCGGCCAACAGCGTCGTTGTCGTTGCAAGAAGCGCGCCCTAG
- a CDS encoding DUF1003 domain-containing protein: MTSHPDGPVGGSRPRPIIHLSHEQDVFARGRGVQDHIADAITAFAGSMAFVYVHMLWFAGWIAVNEGMFGQSVVFDPYPFGLLTMIVSLEAIFLSTFVMVSQNRQAARDAIRADLNFEASVRSAVWSTNMGRAMGLDPEEIERQAHELMAKSRTRMEKDMKHPG, from the coding sequence ATGACGTCCCACCCCGACGGCCCGGTGGGCGGTTCCCGGCCGCGCCCGATCATCCATCTGTCCCATGAGCAGGATGTCTTCGCCCGCGGACGCGGCGTGCAGGACCACATCGCGGACGCGATCACCGCTTTCGCCGGATCAATGGCTTTCGTGTACGTGCACATGCTCTGGTTCGCCGGCTGGATCGCGGTGAACGAAGGCATGTTCGGGCAGTCCGTGGTCTTTGATCCCTACCCCTTCGGGCTGCTCACCATGATCGTCAGTCTGGAGGCGATCTTCCTGTCGACGTTCGTCATGGTGAGCCAGAACCGTCAGGCCGCGCGCGACGCGATCCGCGCCGATCTGAACTTCGAGGCCAGCGTGCGTTCGGCGGTTTGGTCGACGAACATGGGGCGTGCCATGGGTCTGGACCCGGAAGAGATCGAGCGGCAAGCGCATGAGCTCATGGCAAAGAGCCGGACCAGGATGGAAAAGGACATGAAGCATCCAGGGTGA
- a CDS encoding MerR family transcriptional regulator, translated as MGSVTTTLLSIGEFAARSRLSPKALRLYDRLGLLAPARVDEATGYRWYRADQAERARLVAQLRQLDMPLARIAEVVELPGPRAAEELAAYWAGVEERVAVQRALADRLHDRLSGRRRKLYEVKLCDVAEQVVLTERRHLLSDELPRWIPAAFGRLERAAAECGGMTGAPFVAYYAEVSEESDGPAEVCVPVADAAAAEAYAAASGRGSGAAVRIEPARRLAYTRITKAQVAYPQILSAYEAVEEWVGQQGLTIDGPCREVYFEPDWDGAGPDEEVCDIACPVA; from the coding sequence ATGGGGTCCGTGACCACGACACTGCTCAGCATCGGCGAGTTCGCCGCGCGTTCGCGGCTCTCGCCCAAGGCGCTGCGTCTCTACGACCGGTTGGGGCTGCTCGCGCCGGCCCGTGTGGACGAGGCCACCGGGTACCGGTGGTATCGCGCGGATCAGGCGGAGCGGGCGCGGCTGGTGGCGCAGTTGCGGCAGCTCGACATGCCGTTGGCGAGGATCGCCGAGGTGGTCGAGCTGCCGGGGCCGCGCGCCGCCGAGGAGTTGGCGGCGTACTGGGCGGGTGTCGAGGAGCGCGTCGCGGTGCAGCGCGCGCTCGCGGACCGTCTCCATGACCGGCTCTCGGGAAGGAGAAGGAAGTTGTACGAGGTCAAGTTGTGCGATGTGGCGGAGCAGGTGGTGCTGACGGAACGCCGGCACCTGCTGTCCGACGAGCTGCCGCGCTGGATCCCGGCGGCGTTCGGGCGGCTGGAGCGGGCGGCCGCCGAGTGCGGCGGGATGACGGGGGCTCCGTTCGTCGCGTACTACGCGGAGGTGAGCGAGGAGAGCGACGGGCCGGCGGAGGTGTGCGTGCCGGTGGCGGATGCGGCGGCGGCCGAGGCGTACGCGGCGGCGAGCGGGCGGGGCAGCGGTGCCGCCGTACGGATCGAGCCGGCGCGGCGGCTGGCGTACACGCGGATCACCAAGGCGCAGGTGGCGTATCCGCAGATTCTCTCCGCGTACGAGGCGGTGGAGGAGTGGGTCGGGCAGCAGGGGCTGACGATCGACGGGCCGTGCCGGGAGGTCTACTTCGAGCCGGACTGGGACGGGGCGGGGCCCGACGAGGAGGTGTGCGACATCGCGTGCCCGGTGGCCTGA
- a CDS encoding MFS transporter yields MARVAVTTVEPTRESRDSAPGGAHIRTWPAASATAPARSCPLLHPVTVATAVAAVAHIIWFFFFANSGGDLAAQDAWAEFVGRHPDSAYNLAWYGGMHPVSYSVVSPYLMSVLGVRTTMMVAGTVSAALTALILTKVRAVRNPLACSLAGVFAFLCNALSGRVTFGLGMMFALGAVAAVFCRPRVAERRERWWKAVVAAPLAGLATASSPVAGLFLGVVAAALWLNKRRPAAYALGLPPVFVVALSAWLFPFSGTQPMSLGTVSLPLLFAVLVLVLVPKEWRTVRTGAAVYAVGIVLTWVVDSQIGSNVSRLAMIAAGVVLLAALPYAVPRSRRWYALGLAFLGLNAWIGFKGVDDVVRTAPAASWARELAPLVDRLQRAGAEKGRVEVVPASSHREASALAPYVNLARGWNRQADIERNPLFYDDTLDADSYHAWLHRWAVHYVVLPEGAPDSTGAEQEAELVRQGQPYLKRVWSDANWQLFAVTDPTPMAEPPAVVERAEAGELVVKVSSAGRVLIRVPYSPWLGLVDADGTSVEPPEGPVNRHGCLLKAEENAAGDEWTELLAPAPGTYRIASPYRLPRGTPCPEELG; encoded by the coding sequence ATGGCGAGGGTTGCAGTGACCACCGTCGAGCCGACGCGTGAGAGCCGCGACAGCGCTCCCGGTGGTGCGCACATACGGACGTGGCCGGCGGCCTCCGCGACCGCGCCGGCGAGGTCCTGTCCGCTGCTTCATCCCGTGACGGTGGCGACAGCGGTCGCCGCCGTCGCACACATCATCTGGTTCTTCTTCTTCGCGAACAGCGGCGGCGACCTCGCCGCCCAGGACGCCTGGGCCGAGTTCGTCGGCCGGCATCCCGATTCGGCGTACAACCTCGCCTGGTACGGCGGTATGCATCCCGTCTCGTACAGCGTGGTGTCGCCGTATCTCATGTCCGTGCTCGGCGTCCGTACGACGATGATGGTCGCCGGCACCGTGTCGGCGGCCCTGACCGCGCTGATCCTCACCAAGGTGCGGGCCGTCCGCAATCCGCTGGCGTGCTCGCTCGCCGGGGTGTTCGCGTTCCTCTGCAACGCGCTTTCCGGGCGGGTGACCTTCGGGCTCGGCATGATGTTCGCGCTGGGCGCGGTGGCCGCGGTGTTCTGCCGGCCGCGGGTGGCCGAGCGCCGGGAGCGCTGGTGGAAGGCCGTGGTGGCGGCGCCGCTCGCCGGGCTGGCGACGGCGAGCAGCCCGGTCGCGGGGCTGTTCCTCGGCGTGGTCGCGGCGGCGCTGTGGCTCAACAAGCGGCGCCCCGCGGCGTACGCGCTCGGACTCCCGCCGGTCTTCGTCGTGGCGCTGTCGGCGTGGCTGTTCCCCTTCTCCGGTACGCAGCCGATGTCCCTCGGGACGGTCTCGCTGCCCCTGCTCTTCGCCGTCCTCGTCCTCGTCCTCGTACCGAAGGAGTGGCGCACGGTCCGTACCGGCGCGGCCGTGTACGCCGTCGGGATCGTCCTCACCTGGGTGGTCGACTCGCAGATCGGCTCGAATGTCTCGCGGCTGGCGATGATCGCCGCGGGTGTGGTGCTGCTGGCCGCGCTGCCGTACGCCGTGCCGCGCTCGCGCCGCTGGTACGCGCTGGGGCTGGCCTTCCTCGGGCTGAACGCCTGGATCGGCTTCAAGGGCGTCGACGACGTGGTCCGTACCGCCCCGGCCGCCTCCTGGGCCCGGGAGCTGGCACCGCTGGTGGACCGGCTGCAGCGGGCCGGCGCGGAGAAGGGCCGGGTCGAGGTCGTCCCGGCCAGCAGCCACCGGGAGGCCTCGGCGCTCGCCCCGTACGTCAATCTGGCCCGCGGCTGGAACCGGCAGGCCGACATCGAACGCAATCCGCTCTTCTACGACGACACCCTCGACGCCGACAGCTACCACGCATGGCTGCACCGCTGGGCCGTGCACTACGTGGTGCTGCCGGAGGGGGCCCCGGACTCGACCGGTGCCGAGCAGGAGGCGGAGCTGGTCCGGCAGGGGCAGCCCTATCTGAAGCGTGTCTGGAGCGACGCCAACTGGCAGCTGTTCGCCGTCACCGACCCCACTCCGATGGCGGAACCGCCCGCGGTCGTCGAGCGGGCGGAGGCGGGCGAACTGGTCGTGAAGGTGAGCTCGGCGGGCCGGGTGCTCATCCGGGTGCCCTACTCGCCGTGGCTCGGTCTGGTCGACGCCGACGGCACGAGCGTGGAACCGCCCGAGGGGCCGGTGAACCGCCACGGCTGTCTGCTGAAGGCGGAGGAGAACGCGGCGGGCGACGAGTGGACCGAACTGCTCGCCCCCGCGCCCGGTACGTACCGCATTGCCTCGCCCTACCGGCTGCCGCGCGGCACACCGTGCCCGGAGGAGCTCGGCTGA